The following proteins are co-located in the Pseudomonas sp. ATCC 13867 genome:
- a CDS encoding prepilin peptidase has product MLAKLLLLGWFAVCAYQDLTRLRVSNLLTLGGALLAAAFLLVEGHTLTGHTPQAALVATLLALLLSVPGYLLGKLGAADVKALVALALASHPQLLLYVLALASLISLVLMLVSKLLIGSDRLPAHFQTKLARLLPSRFKAFPFIFSLFAGLLTYLSFFH; this is encoded by the coding sequence ATGCTGGCCAAACTCCTGCTGCTGGGCTGGTTCGCGGTGTGCGCCTACCAGGACCTGACGCGTCTGCGCGTGAGCAACCTGCTGACCCTCGGCGGCGCGCTGCTCGCCGCCGCCTTCCTGCTGGTCGAAGGCCACACGCTGACCGGCCACACACCGCAGGCCGCACTGGTTGCGACCCTCCTGGCGCTGCTGCTGAGCGTACCGGGCTACCTGCTGGGCAAACTGGGCGCCGCCGACGTCAAGGCGCTGGTCGCCCTGGCCCTGGCCAGCCACCCACAACTGCTGCTCTATGTGCTGGCACTGGCGAGCCTGATCAGCCTGGTGCTGATGCTTGTCAGCAAACTCTTGATCGGTTCGGATCGGCTTCCGGCTCATTTCCAGACGAAACTGGCGCGACTGTTACCGTCAAGGTTCAAGGCATTCCCTTTTATATTTTCCCTGTTCGCCGGACTTCTGACGTACCTCTCATTTTTCCATTGA
- a CDS encoding TadE/TadG family type IV pilus assembly protein, translated as MKGIGSSQGQRGAVAIEFAAVFVLFFAVLYGLLGYCVPLLMLQAFNDAAASGARIAISVNPQADNYETQLHQVVTDEVDKRLAWMPDAWHQGCYGGSYLEDAPLPTETIGEEERVYTRINVCVSYPYMASPIVPLLTLPGIGTIPRLPDVLKGKATLLF; from the coding sequence ATGAAAGGAATCGGAAGTTCCCAGGGGCAGCGTGGGGCGGTGGCGATCGAGTTCGCCGCGGTTTTCGTGTTGTTCTTCGCGGTACTCTACGGTTTGCTCGGTTATTGCGTGCCACTCTTGATGCTGCAGGCCTTCAATGACGCCGCCGCGTCAGGGGCGCGCATTGCCATTTCGGTCAATCCGCAGGCCGACAATTATGAAACCCAGTTGCATCAGGTGGTGACGGATGAGGTGGACAAGCGCCTGGCTTGGATGCCGGATGCCTGGCACCAGGGCTGCTATGGCGGCTCGTACCTGGAGGATGCACCGCTGCCCACCGAGACGATAGGCGAAGAGGAGCGCGTCTACACCCGTATCAACGTTTGCGTCAGCTATCCCTACATGGCTTCGCCCATCGTGCCGCTGCTCACCTTGCCGGGCATTGGCACCATCCCGCGTCTGCCGGACGTTCTCAAGGGCAAGGCCACCCTATTGTTCTAA
- a CDS encoding DUF3613 domain-containing protein: protein MNAWILAGALLAAPALAQAVDTPAAQPGTVAGDQREVLTWLDLQRSGRAASPYPQSATPAERDRAYQRYLKSYTREIPEYLLDDSNDFSTGKN, encoded by the coding sequence ATGAACGCATGGATTCTCGCCGGCGCGCTGCTGGCCGCTCCCGCCCTGGCCCAGGCGGTGGACACTCCCGCCGCGCAACCGGGCACCGTCGCCGGCGACCAGCGGGAGGTGCTCACCTGGCTGGACCTGCAGCGCAGCGGCCGCGCCGCCTCGCCCTATCCACAGAGCGCCACCCCCGCCGAACGTGACCGCGCCTACCAGCGCTACCTGAAGAGCTACACCCGCGAAATCCCCGAATACCTGCTCGACGACAGCAACGATTTCAGCACCGGGAAGAACTGA
- a CDS encoding response regulator transcription factor produces MDKPANRRFSVMVIDDEPQVTAELSELLENSGYRCVVSDNKDSALQKFRNDSSIGLVICDLGLGRDNGIRVVEALKEIAGNGRFFETIILTGQQGSQEVIEAMRVGVADYYQKPVAPMDLLKGLERLEARLHERIRSQLSLSQVNQRLEYLAESLNSISRDIHKIKYEVHGGGQSSVLKQEASEAPESLPSSAEQIAPVVNNPLFNKLSPRQQAVARLVSKGLTNYQIAYDLGITENTVKLYVSQVLRLMHMHNRTQLALALSPSASPSSAVH; encoded by the coding sequence ATGGACAAACCGGCCAATCGTCGCTTCAGCGTGATGGTTATCGACGACGAACCCCAGGTCACCGCCGAGCTTTCCGAACTTCTGGAAAACAGTGGTTATCGCTGCGTCGTCAGCGACAACAAGGACAGCGCACTGCAGAAGTTCCGCAACGACAGCTCTATCGGCCTGGTGATCTGCGACCTGGGGCTTGGACGGGACAACGGCATCCGCGTGGTCGAAGCGCTCAAGGAGATCGCCGGCAACGGGCGCTTCTTCGAAACCATCATCCTCACCGGTCAGCAGGGCAGCCAGGAAGTGATCGAGGCGATGCGCGTCGGCGTCGCCGACTACTACCAGAAGCCGGTCGCGCCGATGGACCTGCTCAAGGGCCTGGAGCGCCTGGAAGCGCGCCTGCACGAGCGCATCCGCAGCCAGCTCAGCCTGAGCCAGGTGAACCAGCGCCTGGAGTACCTCGCCGAATCGCTCAACTCGATCTCGCGGGATATCCACAAGATCAAGTACGAAGTGCACGGCGGCGGCCAGTCCAGCGTCCTCAAGCAGGAAGCGTCCGAGGCGCCGGAAAGTTTGCCCAGCAGCGCCGAGCAGATCGCGCCGGTGGTGAACAATCCGCTGTTCAACAAGCTCTCCCCCCGCCAGCAGGCGGTGGCGCGGCTGGTCAGCAAGGGCCTGACCAACTACCAGATCGCCTACGACCTGGGCATCACGGAAAACACCGTGAAGCTCTACGTCTCCCAGGTGCTGCGCCTGATGCACATGCACAACCGCACGCAACTGGCCCTGGCACTCTCCCCCAGCGCCTCGCCCAGCAGCGCGGTGCACTGA
- a CDS encoding pilus assembly protein TadG-related protein: MGRERQRGAIGIMAAGTLLLALVCLALVIDTGRLYYEQRKLQRVADMAALEAAGQSGMCGTQDSTTIQGYVTASAAKNGFVAAAGEELTGVLGTIELKDEDGLPLSRRGFSPGGNLADSVKVRVTHNVPSSLILNVASVFKGVPVQTQLRAEAVARRTALGALSAGSGLLDLDSGKSALLNGLLGSLLGITLNLDVASYNGIAGANLSLRDLATQLDLSVGTVDELVNTNVGVAQLLEAAVNAVSASNTAGVDTALLGNALAAVKVPITRIDLASILSVATPSELPDTALDSQVNLLDLLMATAMAANKEAAVSIPTVVLSVPGVGGVGVSLYVIQPPQVAVGYPGKNADGSWRTDARPAQVRLSLEATANVLGIVSTEINLSLRAISGHAALASIQCGGVAHSSTATIQAAASLATIEKLSFNTTVLGGGLASVNITPRPGSVPLMVDIGSNVDQSLNFDIPSRASLPSAAQRISAPVGGALANGLGDIGRNLQVEIKLLGGVLGGLINGVVNSVADLTSGLTAALAPILSALGAQVLDPLLSLLGIQVGNLDVRLIDLQTQTNELLI; this comes from the coding sequence ATGGGACGCGAACGGCAGCGAGGCGCAATCGGCATCATGGCGGCAGGGACGCTGCTGCTGGCGCTGGTCTGCCTGGCGCTGGTGATCGACACCGGTCGCCTGTACTACGAGCAGCGCAAGTTGCAGCGGGTGGCCGATATGGCGGCGCTGGAGGCGGCTGGGCAGAGCGGGATGTGCGGTACACAGGATTCGACAACGATCCAGGGATACGTGACGGCGAGTGCAGCGAAGAATGGTTTCGTCGCGGCGGCCGGTGAAGAGTTGACGGGTGTTCTGGGGACTATTGAGCTGAAGGACGAGGATGGACTTCCGCTGTCACGCCGCGGGTTCAGTCCCGGAGGCAATCTTGCGGACTCTGTGAAGGTCCGGGTCACTCATAATGTACCGTCGAGCCTGATCCTCAACGTCGCCAGCGTATTCAAGGGAGTGCCGGTGCAGACGCAACTGAGGGCAGAGGCCGTGGCAAGGCGTACGGCTCTCGGCGCGTTATCCGCCGGAAGTGGTCTGCTGGACCTGGACTCCGGCAAGTCAGCACTGCTCAATGGACTGCTGGGCTCGCTGTTGGGGATCACGCTCAACCTGGACGTTGCGAGTTACAACGGCATCGCGGGTGCCAATCTCTCGCTGCGTGACCTGGCTACGCAGTTGGACCTGAGTGTCGGCACGGTGGATGAACTCGTCAACACCAATGTCGGTGTCGCCCAGTTGCTCGAGGCAGCGGTCAATGCGGTTAGTGCCTCCAATACAGCAGGAGTCGACACTGCCTTGCTTGGCAATGCGCTGGCAGCGGTGAAGGTTCCCATCACAAGAATTGACCTGGCGTCGATCTTGAGCGTCGCCACTCCCAGTGAGTTGCCCGATACGGCGCTGGATTCGCAGGTGAATCTGCTGGATCTGCTGATGGCCACGGCGATGGCGGCGAACAAGGAAGCGGCGGTGAGTATTCCTACCGTGGTTTTGTCCGTGCCTGGAGTAGGCGGGGTGGGGGTATCGCTCTACGTCATTCAACCGCCACAGGTTGCCGTTGGGTATCCGGGAAAGAATGCCGATGGTTCCTGGCGGACCGATGCTAGGCCAGCGCAAGTCAGGCTGTCGTTGGAGGCGACGGCCAATGTGTTGGGGATCGTTTCGACGGAGATCAATCTGAGTCTGCGTGCGATCAGCGGGCATGCGGCATTGGCGAGTATTCAATGCGGGGGAGTCGCGCACTCTTCAACAGCCACAATTCAGGCTGCGGCCAGTCTTGCAACCATCGAGAAATTGAGTTTCAACACGACGGTGCTGGGTGGTGGCCTGGCTTCGGTCAACATCACGCCACGGCCGGGCAGCGTTCCGCTCATGGTCGATATCGGTAGTAACGTCGATCAGTCGCTGAACTTTGATATACCCAGTCGCGCCAGCCTGCCCAGCGCCGCACAGAGGATATCAGCGCCCGTGGGCGGCGCGTTGGCCAACGGGCTGGGCGATATTGGTCGCAACCTTCAAGTGGAGATCAAGCTCCTCGGAGGAGTGCTTGGTGGGTTGATCAATGGCGTGGTCAACAGTGTGGCGGACTTGACCTCCGGATTGACCGCTGCGTTGGCTCCGATCCTTTCTGCACTAGGAGCCCAGGTACTGGACCCTTTACTCAGCTTGCTCGGCATCCAGGTGGGCAACCTCGATGTCCGTCTTATCGATCTGCAAACTCAAACCAACGAACTGCTGATCTGA
- a CDS encoding tetratricopeptide repeat protein, translating to MRNAIAVGLLSLTLGGCASLGALGGGQVGQACSEHLGQSVELQLNLAREMLDQGRAHAALANLETLPQDALDVRESKALALRRIGSPLARVEYQALLGTCKAGEAHHGLGLIAMRNGNRIEAERELREAARLQPTDSDFRNDLGVVLLERGERSGARFEFITALELSEGGKLPATNLLSLMYLEGESTQAEGLIQRVGLSADDVREAHERADALRSPGSPPAPAESLSRQTPPTDASPLAQANPPAAARDAGLLVKAR from the coding sequence ATGAGAAACGCAATCGCAGTCGGCCTGCTGAGCCTGACGCTCGGCGGCTGCGCCAGCCTCGGCGCGCTGGGCGGCGGCCAGGTCGGCCAGGCGTGCAGCGAGCACCTGGGGCAGTCGGTAGAACTGCAACTGAACCTGGCGCGGGAAATGCTCGACCAGGGCCGCGCCCACGCCGCGCTGGCCAACCTGGAAACCCTGCCGCAGGACGCGCTGGACGTGCGCGAGAGCAAGGCACTGGCGTTGCGGCGTATCGGCAGCCCGCTGGCGCGGGTCGAATACCAGGCGCTGCTGGGCACCTGCAAGGCCGGCGAGGCGCACCACGGCCTGGGCCTGATCGCCATGCGCAACGGCAACCGCATCGAGGCCGAACGCGAGTTGCGCGAAGCCGCGCGGCTGCAACCGACCGATAGTGACTTCCGCAATGACCTGGGCGTGGTGCTGCTGGAGCGTGGCGAGCGCAGCGGGGCGCGCTTCGAGTTCATTACCGCGCTGGAGCTCAGCGAAGGCGGCAAGCTGCCGGCCACCAACCTGCTCAGCCTGATGTACCTGGAGGGCGAGAGCACCCAGGCCGAGGGGCTGATCCAGCGTGTCGGCCTGTCCGCCGACGACGTGCGCGAAGCCCATGAGCGTGCCGATGCGCTGCGCTCGCCGGGCTCCCCGCCGGCACCGGCGGAGAGCCTGAGCCGGCAAACGCCGCCGACGGACGCCAGTCCGCTGGCGCAGGCCAACCCCCCTGCCGCGGCGCGGGACGCCGGGCTGCTGGTCAAGGCCCGTTGA
- a CDS encoding type II secretion system F family protein, which translates to MPMTYGLLVVILVLAAVLLALSQSRAAGREQRLIEQRLGGGPLPRSGGRHLAGLLERLGGSGLAQRLQLRDDEVRLLLEQAGWSGNTPRSIYLMALLVCPLLLAGLALAASLAPKPLFALPLLPVAFAAGVGFLLPKRVLAHFAGKRRERLAEEVIVFIQLIRILFDSGLTVEQSLRVVRQEGQGIVPVLVEELETVLAHIDSGLDLADELDLLNKRLGVSELSDCCNVLRQMVRQGGSARGSLQTLKQLFEDRRLTSMQEKVSKLSAKMSLVMMLLLFPALLIILAGPGFLAITKALGGMR; encoded by the coding sequence ATGCCCATGACCTACGGTCTGCTGGTGGTGATCCTGGTACTGGCCGCGGTGCTGCTGGCGCTGTCGCAAAGCCGGGCCGCCGGACGCGAGCAGCGGCTGATCGAGCAACGCCTGGGCGGCGGTCCCTTGCCGCGCTCCGGTGGCCGGCACCTGGCCGGTCTGCTGGAACGCCTGGGAGGCAGCGGTCTGGCCCAGCGCCTGCAACTGCGCGACGACGAGGTCCGCCTGTTGCTGGAGCAGGCCGGCTGGAGCGGCAACACGCCACGCAGCATCTACCTGATGGCGCTGCTGGTGTGCCCGCTGCTCCTGGCCGGCCTGGCGCTGGCCGCGAGCCTGGCACCCAAGCCGCTGTTCGCTTTGCCACTGCTGCCGGTGGCGTTCGCGGCAGGCGTCGGCTTCCTCCTGCCCAAGCGCGTGCTGGCCCATTTCGCCGGCAAGCGCCGCGAGCGGCTGGCCGAAGAAGTGATCGTGTTCATCCAGTTGATCCGCATTCTGTTCGATTCCGGCCTGACGGTGGAACAGAGCCTGCGCGTGGTGCGTCAGGAAGGGCAGGGCATCGTCCCGGTGTTGGTCGAGGAGCTGGAAACCGTGCTGGCGCACATCGACAGCGGCCTGGACCTGGCCGACGAACTCGACCTGCTCAACAAGCGCCTGGGGGTGAGCGAACTCAGCGACTGCTGCAACGTGCTGCGCCAGATGGTGCGCCAGGGCGGCAGCGCGCGCGGCTCGCTGCAGACGCTCAAGCAACTGTTCGAGGACCGCCGCTTGACCAGCATGCAGGAGAAGGTCAGCAAGCTGTCGGCGAAGATGAGCCTGGTGATGATGCTGCTGCTGTTCCCGGCGTTGCTGATCATCCTCGCCGGGCCGGGCTTCCTCGCGATTACCAAGGCACTGGGGGGCATGAGATGA